One Aphidius gifuensis isolate YNYX2018 linkage group LG5, ASM1490517v1, whole genome shotgun sequence genomic region harbors:
- the LOC122857402 gene encoding carboxypeptidase M isoform X2, producing the protein MLGIIVPLLMLVMKIEAIAVSSGSFNDDDTARHYNSRYSIYDESYKVDFRYHNHTEMHNFLRKTSSRYPNLTALYSIGQSAQKRDLWVMVVSSSPYEHMIGKPDIKYVANIHGNEAVGRELMLHLIHLLVTQYGTDDYITWLLDNTRIHILPSMNPDGFEISKEGNCEGGMGRYNSRGYDLNRNFPDYFKQNNKKVQPETEAVKQWISKIQFVLSGSFHGGALVASYPFDNTPNTLFQSYRSQPSISPDNDVFEHLSMVYSTSHTKMHRGESCSRTQPGFKNGITNGAEWYPLTGGMQDFNYIWNGCMEITFEISCCKYPPANELEKFWEENRVALVNYLAEAHRGVQGFVIDEFGNPIERASVIVKGRDIKFSTTKYGEFWRILLPGNYKLEVSAEGYSPSEIDFTVIKQHPTLLNVTLHSTKRSLVNRGDNCGPSDTLIGTQVSINTGHHGIILGHPKQDSIDTDSIVFPSS; encoded by the exons ATGTTGGGTATAATTGTGCCATTGTTGATGTTGGTGATGAAAATTGAGGCCATAGCAGTATCATCAGGATCATTTAATGACGATGATACAGCGAGACATTACAATTCTCGTTATTCAATATATGATGAATCATATAAAGTTGATTTTCGATATCATAATCATACAGAAATGCACAACTTTCTTCGTAAAACATCATCACGTTATCCAAATTTAACAGCTCTATATTCAATTGGACAATCTGCTCAga AACGTGATTTGTGGGTGATGGTCGTTTCATCGTCGCCATATGAACACATGATTGGAAAACCTGATATTAAATATGTTGCTAATATTCATGGTAATGAAGCTGTTGGACGTGAACTCATGCTTCATTTAATTCAc TTACTAGTCACTCAATATGGCACAGATGATTACATAACTTGGCTGTTAGATAATACAAGAATTCATATTTTACCATCAATGAATCCCGATGgttttgaaatttcaaaagaGGGAAATTGTGAAGGTGGTATGGGacg GTATAACTCCCGTGGTTATGATCTCAATAGAAATTTTCCGGATTACTTtaagcaaaataataaaaaagttcaacCAGAAACTGAAGCTGTTAAACAATGGATATCGAAAATTCAGTTTGTTTTATCTGGTTCTTTTCATGGTGGTGCGCTAGTTGCAAGTTATCCATTTGATAATACTCCAAATACAC tgTTTCAGAGTTACAGATCACAACCAAGTATATCACCTGATAATGATGTATTTGAACATTTATCAATGGTTTATTCAACAAGTCATACAAAAATGCATCGTGGTGAATCATGCTCAAGAACACAGCCTGGTTTTAAAAATGGTATAACAAATGGTGCTGAATGGTATCCATTAACTGGTGGTATGCaagattttaattatatttggaATGGCTGTATGGAAATAACATTTGAAATATCATGTTGTAAATATCCACCAGCAAATGAGCTAGAAAAATTCTGGGAGGAAAATCGTGTT gcACTTGTTAATTATTTGGCTGAAGCACACAGAGGTGTTCAAGGATTTGTCATTGATGAATTTGGAAATCCAATTGAGAGAGCTTCAGTCATTGTCAAGGGtcgtgatataaaattttcaacaacaaaGTATGGTGAATTTTGGAGAATTCTTTTGCCTGGTAACTACAAACTTGAG gTTTCTGCAGAAGGATACAGTCCAAgtgaaattgattttacaGTCATTAAACAACATCCAACACTTTTAAATGTTACACTACACAGCACAAAG AGATCATTAGTAAATCGTGGTGATAATTGTGGACCGAGTGATACTCTCATTGGGACACAAGTGTCAATAAACACAGGTCATCATGGAATCATACTGGGACATCCCAAACAGGATTCCATCGACACCGACTCCATTGTGTTTCCCTCATCCTAA
- the LOC122857402 gene encoding carboxypeptidase M isoform X1, which produces MLGIIVPLLMLVMKIEAIAVSSGSFNDDDTARHYNSRYSIYDESYKVDFRYHNHTEMHNFLRKTSSRYPNLTALYSIGQSAQKRDLWVMVVSSSPYEHMIGKPDIKYVANIHGNEAVGRELMLHLIHLLVTQYGTDDYITWLLDNTRIHILPSMNPDGFEISKEGNCEGGMGRYNSRGYDLNRNFPDYFKQNNKKVQPETEAVKQWISKIQFVLSGSFHGGALVASYPFDNTPNTLFQSYRSQPSISPDNDVFEHLSMVYSTSHTKMHRGESCSRTQPGFKNGITNGAEWYPLTGGMQDFNYIWNGCMEITFEISCCKYPPANELEKFWEENRVALVNYLAEAHRGVQGFVIDEFGNPIERASVIVKGRDIKFSTTKYGEFWRILLPGNYKLEVSAEGYSPSEIDFTVIKQHPTLLNVTLHSTKRVGENGEQNQQQQQYGHGINNQGVRPYPHRDYSIHYHPNGATNNGQISDNSNGILSSISSGFNSFVTNLFG; this is translated from the exons ATGTTGGGTATAATTGTGCCATTGTTGATGTTGGTGATGAAAATTGAGGCCATAGCAGTATCATCAGGATCATTTAATGACGATGATACAGCGAGACATTACAATTCTCGTTATTCAATATATGATGAATCATATAAAGTTGATTTTCGATATCATAATCATACAGAAATGCACAACTTTCTTCGTAAAACATCATCACGTTATCCAAATTTAACAGCTCTATATTCAATTGGACAATCTGCTCAga AACGTGATTTGTGGGTGATGGTCGTTTCATCGTCGCCATATGAACACATGATTGGAAAACCTGATATTAAATATGTTGCTAATATTCATGGTAATGAAGCTGTTGGACGTGAACTCATGCTTCATTTAATTCAc TTACTAGTCACTCAATATGGCACAGATGATTACATAACTTGGCTGTTAGATAATACAAGAATTCATATTTTACCATCAATGAATCCCGATGgttttgaaatttcaaaagaGGGAAATTGTGAAGGTGGTATGGGacg GTATAACTCCCGTGGTTATGATCTCAATAGAAATTTTCCGGATTACTTtaagcaaaataataaaaaagttcaacCAGAAACTGAAGCTGTTAAACAATGGATATCGAAAATTCAGTTTGTTTTATCTGGTTCTTTTCATGGTGGTGCGCTAGTTGCAAGTTATCCATTTGATAATACTCCAAATACAC tgTTTCAGAGTTACAGATCACAACCAAGTATATCACCTGATAATGATGTATTTGAACATTTATCAATGGTTTATTCAACAAGTCATACAAAAATGCATCGTGGTGAATCATGCTCAAGAACACAGCCTGGTTTTAAAAATGGTATAACAAATGGTGCTGAATGGTATCCATTAACTGGTGGTATGCaagattttaattatatttggaATGGCTGTATGGAAATAACATTTGAAATATCATGTTGTAAATATCCACCAGCAAATGAGCTAGAAAAATTCTGGGAGGAAAATCGTGTT gcACTTGTTAATTATTTGGCTGAAGCACACAGAGGTGTTCAAGGATTTGTCATTGATGAATTTGGAAATCCAATTGAGAGAGCTTCAGTCATTGTCAAGGGtcgtgatataaaattttcaacaacaaaGTATGGTGAATTTTGGAGAATTCTTTTGCCTGGTAACTACAAACTTGAG gTTTCTGCAGAAGGATACAGTCCAAgtgaaattgattttacaGTCATTAAACAACATCCAACACTTTTAAATGTTACACTACACAGCACAAAG agAGTGGGTGAAAATGGTGAACaaaaccaacaacaacaacaatatggCCATGGTATTAATAATCAAGGAGTTCGTCCATATCCACATCGTGATTATTCAATCCATTATCATCCAAATGGTGCAACAAATAATGGACAAATAAGTGATAATTCAAATggtatattatcatcaataagcAGTGGttttaattcatttgtaacaaatttatttggctGA
- the LOC122857416 gene encoding AH receptor-interacting protein gives MTDTNLIVKNVIHTGTKCVDFVPGTKVFFNFKTSKCDGTVIDDSKKMKSPMELVLGKQFKLEVWETIVQKMALNEISCFRVDKSLVSSYPYIAKTLREVGTPASKKVNKHCCGVTLQNEGIGYADLNDLIKNPQDLEFTIELTKVIQPSEYEKESWQMTEDEKLKNIPILREKGNKLFKDKKIDEAASNYAVAIGILEQLMLAEKPRDEAWLELEKMKMPLLLNYAQCKLLNKEYYQAIEHCTTVLNNEPDNVKAFYRRGKAHIGAWNETEAIKDLRKAAELDPSLSSIIEKELQTFLLAIKQKDQAQKKTLSQMFST, from the exons atgacagatacaaatttaattgttaaaaatgttattcatACTGGAACAAAATGTGTGGACTTTGTTCCTGgaacaaaa gtattttttaattttaaaacatcaaaatGTGATGGTACAGTTATTgatgatagtaaaaaaatgaaatcacCAATGGAATTAGTACTTGGTAAACAATTTAAACTTGAAGTTTGGGAAACAATTGTACAAAAAATGGcattaaatgaaataagttGTTTTAGAGTTGATAAAAGT ttagtATCATCATATCCATATATTGCTAAAACACTGAGAGAAGTTGGTACACCAGCaagtaaaaaagttaataaacatTGTTGTGGTGTTACATTACAAAATGAAGGTATTGGATATGCAGATTTAAAtgatttgattaaaaatcCTCAGGATCTTGAATTTACAATtg aattAACAAAAGTCATACAACCAAGTGAATATGAAAAAGAATCATGGCAAATGActgaagatgaaaaattaaaaaatataccaatatTAAGAGAAAaaggtaataaattatttaaagataaaaaaattgatgaagctGCTAGTAATTATGCTGTTGCTATTGGAATTTTAGAACAACTTATGTTGGC tgaaaaacCAAGAGATGAAGCATGGttagaattagaaaaaatgaaaatgccattgttgttaaattatgcACAgtgtaaattattgaataaagaaTATTATCAAGCAATTGAACACTGTACAacagttttaaataatgaaccag ATAATGTGAAGGCATTTTATCGAAGAGGTAAAGCTCATATTGGTGCTTGGAATGAAACAGAAGCAATTAAAGATTTACGAAAAGCTGCTGAATTAGATCcgtcattatcatcaattattgaaaaagaattaCAAACATTTTTACTTGCTATTAAACAAAAAGATCAAGCACAAAAGAAAACTTTATCACAAATGTTTTCCACGTAa